From the Paraflavitalea soli genome, the window GGCCCGGAATTTTTTCCGGCAGCCTTTCATCATACACTGGGATTCCGTGGCATTTGTGGAAGCGGCGCATACCGGCAAGGGACATATTATGATGCGTATCAATCATTGGTTCTCCGGCTTCACTGTGCCCATCGCTTTGACACTGGAAATTGAGGTAAAGGATAATGGATACCGGTATTCCATTCGTCACCTCGAAGCCGATAAAAAGAACAGCATCTACCTGTTTCCCCTGGAGCAAAAGCCCGAAGCCGTCAACTCAGTAGTATACGAACAGTTGCTGCAAAAGACCCAGCGTTATATCGGCTCCACCATCAGCATGCTCAAACGCTTCATGCAAGGCGATTTATGATCCTTCTGGTGTGTCGAACGAAGCGAAGCGGAGTGAGAAATCCCGCAAAGCGGGACAAGTACTGCTTGCGAGTCGGGCGGTCCTTTTGCTTCGACAGCAGATTTCTCCCTGCGGTCGAAATGACAACAAAGGAAGATCAACAACAAAAAGGGCCGCTGAAATCTCAGCGACCCAATAATCTATAATTAATAATCAGTAATCAAACTACGCGATCGCTTTACCCACCAGGGCAGCCGCTTCACTCAGCAGGATAGCACTCTGCACTTTCAGACCACTTTCTTCAATCAGCTTCTTGGCCTCATCAGCATTCGTACCCTGTAAACGTACAATGATCGGTACTTCAATATTGCCAATAGATTTGTAAGCGTCAATAACACCCTGCGCTACCCGGTCACAGCGTACAATACCACCGAAGATATTGATGAGAATGGCTTTTACTTTGGGGTCCTTCAGGATGATGCGGAAGCCGGCTTCTACCGTAGTAGCATTGGCAGTACCGCCTACGTCCAGGAAGTTGGCAGGCTCACCACCGCTCAGCTTGATCATATCCATGGTAGCCATGGCCAGACCAGCGCCGTTTACCATACAACCTACGTTGCCGTCCAGCTTCACAAAGTTGAGGTTGTATTTACCAGCTTCTACTTCTGTAGGATCTTCTTCACTGATATCACGCATTGCTTCCAGGTCGGGATGACGCATGAGCGCGTTATCGTCCAGGTTCATCTTACAGTCCACAGCGATGATCTTTTCATCGGCCGTCTTGAACAAGGGGTTGATCTCCAGCATGCTGCAATCCAATCCCACATAAGCATTGTATAAATTGGTAACAAACTTTACGCAGTTCTTGAAGGCTTCCCCTTTCAGTTGAAGGTTGAAGGCAATCTTACGTGCCTGGAAACCCTGCAGGCCACCACCGGGGTGAACCCACTCTTTGAATATCTTTTCAGGCGTGTTGTGCGCTACTTCTTCAATGTCCATACCACCTTCTGTACTGTACATGATCACATTCTGGCCACGACCGCGGTCGAGCAGGATGGATAAGTAAAATTCTTTGATGGGGTTGGGGCCGGGATAGTATACATCCTGGGCTACCAGTACTTTGCTCACCAGCTTACCGGCAGGACCGGTTTGAATGGTTTCCAGTACACCACCCAGTATATTGGAAGCGATCTGCTTGATCTCTTCTGCACTTTTACCTACAGCCACACCACGCTGCTCCGTACCGCGGATCTTTCCTTTACCGCGTCCGCCGGCATGGATCTGGGCTTTCACCACAGCGAAACTATTGCCATACTGTACTTTAAGATTCTTATAAGCTTCTTCGGCTGCATCAGCCCTGTCTACCGGGATACCTTCCTGTACCGGTACATTGTATTTCTTCAGTAACTCTTTAGCCTGGTATTCGTGGAGATTCATGCAGGAATAATTTTGGGCGAATTTAAGGAGGAAAGCCCAGAAATTAGAATGAAGTATTTGGTTTAGCCAATTTACCCATTGAAACACAGGATTATATAATTCCCAGAGGCCGTCTGCCAACTCAGTTGCTGTGAATAAATTCTTCTCTACCTTCATTCTCTATGTACAGATTACTCATTTTGATCATATTCCTCACTGCTTGCAGCTCTTCCCAGAAGATCGTCATTCCCGCCCGTCCGGCCGAGGCCATCAATGGGACCGATTTTTACAAGAAAGTGATCCCCCTTACCCGCGAAGAGCGCGAAAGCATCGTAGTAAAGGAAGTCTTATCAGGCAATATCCCGTCCTTCCTCAAATACTTTGTGCGCATTGCCACCGAAGCGACCGATTCCCTGGGCATCATCCATAAAGCCGTTTATTATGTGTCTCCTGACTACCTGTCCGTGGGCAGCAATGCCGATTTTGCCCGCATTCCCCTCACCCCCGTGGCTGCCCAAAAGATCGCAGATGGCCTGCACTGTTTTTTGCCTACCCGCAAAATGGTCAATGATATTTACCGGCAATCAGTAGTAAAACTGGAGCCTATTCCTTTGTACCAATACCGCGACAGCGCCCTGATGTTCTGGCAGCACCACCTGATGATCGAAGGCCAGCGGAAGTTGCGCCGGGGCCTTATCGCCGGCATCAAAAAGGATGTGGTGATATCCGGTAAAATATCCCGCGATCCCAAGCCCCACCGGGTAGCGATCTATGGCTGGCATACGCCTGAGGGCAAGCCCATTCAACCCCTGTATACCGGTCATGTGGATTGGTATGTCGAT encodes:
- the sucC gene encoding ADP-forming succinate--CoA ligase subunit beta; the encoded protein is MNLHEYQAKELLKKYNVPVQEGIPVDRADAAEEAYKNLKVQYGNSFAVVKAQIHAGGRGKGKIRGTEQRGVAVGKSAEEIKQIASNILGGVLETIQTGPAGKLVSKVLVAQDVYYPGPNPIKEFYLSILLDRGRGQNVIMYSTEGGMDIEEVAHNTPEKIFKEWVHPGGGLQGFQARKIAFNLQLKGEAFKNCVKFVTNLYNAYVGLDCSMLEINPLFKTADEKIIAVDCKMNLDDNALMRHPDLEAMRDISEEDPTEVEAGKYNLNFVKLDGNVGCMVNGAGLAMATMDMIKLSGGEPANFLDVGGTANATTVEAGFRIILKDPKVKAILINIFGGIVRCDRVAQGVIDAYKSIGNIEVPIIVRLQGTNADEAKKLIEESGLKVQSAILLSEAAALVGKAIA